The following are encoded in a window of Chromatiales bacterium genomic DNA:
- a CDS encoding type II secretion system F family protein has translation MTAFNYRAVDASGRILHGELAANSETELDSRLLQIGLQLVTCRPLSRRQIGAAGKKVDRRELINFCFHLEQAHRAGLPILEALRDLRDSTANPSFRNVLASISLAVEGGKSLSEALGDYPATFDHVFVALVRAGERSGELSQVLARMTETLKWQDELIAQTKKLMLYPAFVGTVVFAVVFFLMLYVVPQMGAFLKTMGQDMPLHTRALIATSDVVVEFWYLLLGGPVVLGIMGNWLVRHDAGSRRAFDRLKLQVWVFGPILSKIIMSRFVTYFQIMYASGITIVDALKTSRELAGNVVIAEAIDEVSAYVDEGNSLSGSIGQAGLFPPLVLRMVKMGEDIGKLDEALENVTYFYNREVNEAVNRLQTLIEPAMTVILGLILGWVMLSVLGPIYDTIGKLGTI, from the coding sequence GTGACTGCCTTCAACTATCGCGCCGTCGATGCCAGCGGCCGCATCTTGCATGGTGAGCTGGCGGCAAACAGCGAAACAGAGCTCGACTCGCGCCTGTTGCAGATCGGGCTGCAGCTGGTCACCTGCCGCCCACTCAGCAGACGCCAGATCGGCGCCGCCGGCAAGAAAGTCGACCGGCGAGAACTCATCAATTTCTGCTTCCATCTCGAGCAGGCCCATCGCGCCGGCCTGCCGATACTCGAGGCACTGCGCGACCTGCGCGACAGCACAGCCAACCCCTCGTTTCGAAACGTACTCGCCTCGATATCACTGGCTGTCGAAGGCGGAAAGAGCCTGTCTGAAGCGCTGGGCGATTATCCCGCCACCTTTGACCACGTTTTTGTCGCCCTGGTGCGTGCCGGTGAACGCTCCGGTGAACTGTCCCAGGTCCTGGCACGGATGACGGAGACATTGAAATGGCAGGATGAGCTGATCGCACAGACAAAAAAGCTCATGCTCTACCCGGCCTTTGTCGGCACCGTGGTGTTTGCCGTGGTGTTCTTCCTGATGCTCTATGTCGTGCCGCAAATGGGTGCATTCCTGAAAACCATGGGCCAGGACATGCCCCTGCACACCAGAGCGTTGATCGCGACCTCCGATGTAGTTGTCGAGTTCTGGTACCTGCTGCTTGGCGGTCCGGTCGTGCTGGGGATCATGGGGAACTGGCTGGTCAGACACGACGCCGGATCACGGCGGGCCTTCGACCGGCTGAAACTGCAGGTGTGGGTCTTCGGACCCATCCTCAGCAAGATCATCATGAGCCGCTTCGTCACCTACTTCCAGATCATGTATGCGTCCGGCATCACCATCGTCGATGCACTGAAGACCTCGCGTGAACTGGCAGGAAATGTCGTTATCGCCGAAGCGATTGACGAGGTCTCGGCCTATGTCGATGAAGGCAACTCGCTGAGCGGATCGATCGGCCAGGCCGGGCTCTTTCCACCACTCGTCCTGCGCATGGTGAAGATGGGCGAAGACATCGGCAAACTCGATGAAGCGCTGGAAAACGTCACCTACTTCTATAACCGCGAAGTCAACGAGGCAGTTAACCGCCTGCAGACACTCATCGAACCGGCCATGACCGTCATCCTCGGACTCATCCTTGGCTGGGTGATGCTCTCGGTGCTTGGTCCCATCTACGACACCATCGGCAAACTCGGGACCATCTGA
- a CDS encoding type II/IV secretion system protein, whose product MTSPNSKPGSRSAPAETQAGERRGPRKQLGEFLVEKGLITRDQLRVALTEQKQSNERIGKVIARLGLVPESVVRDMLAEMLRVESIDLSKVVPDAAAVALLPEDVARRFRVLPVAFNPVTRVLTMAMADTFDVVARDQVSAMLGGQIEIRTLLASEAEIQGAIENIYDKELSLAAILQEIDSPATDRGAVARGADNLTQPMVRLIDALLGDAVRRRASDVHIEPEDGFVRVRYRVDGVLHQVSTVHRKFLAAIVVRIKVMAGMDITETRAPQDGHIALTIGGRTVDFRVATQPTIHGENIVLRILDRRAGIVPLDGLGLPEDQLTLLKMLLARPEGVILVTGPTGSGKTTTLYSILGYRNDESVNIMTLEDPVEYPFPMIRQTSLADAVKLDFATGIRSLMRQDPDIILVGEIRDEATAEMAFRAAMTGHQVYSTLHTNSALGAIPRLLDIGLKPGVLAGNIIGIVAQRLVRRLCPECKEAYEASDIERRLMGIDAAAELTIYRSKGCSHCNQVGYRGRMSIMEIVRFDAELDEALAGNKSLGELRAIAVASGFRPLADDGIRRVLSGDTSLDEIARVIDLTERALGATR is encoded by the coding sequence ATGACATCCCCCAACAGCAAGCCCGGTTCCCGTAGTGCGCCGGCCGAAACACAGGCCGGTGAGCGCCGCGGTCCACGCAAGCAGCTTGGCGAATTCCTGGTCGAGAAAGGGCTGATCACCCGCGACCAGCTGCGTGTCGCGCTCACCGAACAGAAACAGTCGAACGAACGCATAGGCAAGGTCATCGCCAGGCTGGGGCTCGTCCCCGAGTCCGTCGTACGCGACATGCTCGCAGAAATGCTCCGCGTCGAAAGCATCGATCTTTCGAAGGTCGTGCCGGATGCCGCGGCAGTCGCGCTGTTGCCCGAGGACGTTGCGCGACGCTTTCGCGTGCTGCCTGTTGCATTCAACCCGGTGACCCGTGTCCTGACCATGGCCATGGCAGATACCTTCGACGTGGTCGCACGCGACCAGGTATCGGCAATGCTCGGCGGACAGATCGAGATCCGGACACTGCTGGCCAGCGAAGCAGAGATCCAGGGCGCAATCGAGAACATCTACGACAAGGAGCTGTCGCTGGCAGCGATCCTGCAGGAAATCGATTCCCCCGCAACGGACCGGGGCGCTGTTGCGCGCGGTGCGGACAACCTCACGCAGCCGATGGTGCGCCTGATCGATGCGCTGCTCGGCGACGCCGTCAGGCGGCGCGCATCGGATGTGCATATCGAGCCCGAGGACGGCTTTGTCCGCGTGCGCTATCGCGTAGACGGTGTGCTGCACCAGGTCTCGACAGTGCACCGGAAATTCCTCGCCGCCATCGTGGTGCGCATCAAGGTCATGGCCGGCATGGATATCACCGAAACGCGCGCGCCCCAGGACGGCCACATCGCATTGACGATCGGCGGCCGCACGGTGGACTTCCGCGTCGCTACCCAGCCGACCATCCACGGTGAAAACATCGTGCTGCGCATTCTCGACCGGCGCGCGGGCATCGTGCCGCTGGACGGACTTGGCCTGCCGGAGGATCAGCTGACACTGCTGAAGATGCTGCTGGCGCGGCCGGAAGGCGTGATCCTGGTCACCGGCCCGACCGGCAGCGGCAAGACCACCACGCTGTATTCGATTCTGGGCTACCGCAACGACGAATCCGTCAACATCATGACGCTCGAAGACCCTGTCGAATATCCCTTCCCGATGATTCGCCAGACTTCCCTGGCCGACGCGGTGAAGCTCGACTTTGCCACCGGCATCCGTTCCCTGATGCGCCAGGATCCGGACATCATTCTGGTCGGTGAAATCCGCGACGAAGCGACGGCAGAAATGGCCTTTCGCGCCGCCATGACCGGGCATCAGGTGTATTCCACTCTGCATACGAACTCCGCGCTCGGGGCAATTCCACGCCTGCTGGACATCGGCCTGAAGCCTGGCGTGCTGGCTGGCAACATCATCGGCATCGTCGCGCAACGGCTGGTCCGGCGATTGTGCCCCGAGTGCAAGGAGGCTTACGAAGCCAGCGATATCGAACGGCGGCTGATGGGAATTGACGCGGCCGCCGAGCTGACCATCTATCGCAGCAAGGGCTGCAGCCACTGCAATCAGGTCGGTTACCGCGGCCGCATGTCCATCATGGAAATCGTGCGCTTCGACGCTGAACTGGACGAAGCACTGGCAGGCAACAAGTCGCTGGGTGAACTGCGCGCCATTGCGGTGGCCAGCGGCTTCCGGCCCCTGGCCGACGACGGCATCCGCCGTGTGCTGAGCGGCGACACGAGCCTCGACGAAATTGCGCGCGTCATCGACCTGACCGAGCGCGCACTCGGAGCGACACGGTGA
- a CDS encoding tetratricopeptide repeat protein, which translates to MSSLLDILQKKPAQPAADETIVAQRSAESHMQTVELHLAVDNRGTAEALVASDADDSMPELTIGQQQASQAAEQHHDAGTVADTFGGVPGDPQDNAADASQSFAVNQRRQRVRRNTSLLIGSLVLILLTVTTAISILLQYTANRGDDQSVVIPPEALQARPAQQQVSEVATPQPVVRPLRKEVADPPTAPPAAMVGKDTDWYDTPAVETPETTTQIKISRGTTENPLFPKLSEAWSAFQAADYAQAESLYREVQAADAHNVDALLGLAAIALRSDREQEAQSLYKSVLEADPKNSAAVAALSTLPAGASANGDTGNETRLKNMLREQPGAAQLHFALGLQYVSAGRWPEAQQAFFEAVRNEPVNADYAYNLAVSLDQLGQGTAAAAYYERALALANGSALFDAAAARQRLDSLRAAAR; encoded by the coding sequence ATGAGCTCCCTGCTCGACATCCTGCAGAAAAAGCCGGCACAGCCTGCAGCTGACGAGACCATCGTCGCGCAGAGATCAGCCGAGAGTCATATGCAGACCGTTGAGCTGCATCTTGCCGTGGATAATCGCGGCACTGCAGAAGCGCTGGTGGCGAGCGATGCAGATGACAGCATGCCCGAACTCACCATCGGCCAGCAGCAGGCGTCGCAGGCCGCTGAACAACATCACGATGCCGGGACGGTAGCAGACACCTTTGGCGGTGTGCCCGGTGATCCGCAGGACAATGCAGCCGATGCGTCCCAGTCGTTTGCGGTCAACCAGCGCAGGCAACGCGTCCGCCGCAACACTTCACTGCTGATCGGCAGCCTGGTACTGATCCTGCTGACCGTAACGACGGCCATTTCCATACTCCTGCAATACACGGCAAACCGCGGGGACGATCAGTCGGTGGTCATCCCGCCAGAAGCGCTTCAGGCAAGGCCGGCGCAACAGCAAGTCAGCGAAGTGGCAACACCGCAGCCCGTGGTACGCCCGCTGCGCAAGGAAGTGGCCGACCCGCCGACCGCTCCGCCGGCTGCTATGGTCGGCAAGGACACCGACTGGTATGACACGCCAGCTGTAGAAACGCCGGAAACCACAACGCAGATCAAGATCTCGCGGGGCACCACGGAGAATCCGCTGTTTCCAAAACTCAGCGAAGCGTGGAGTGCTTTTCAGGCTGCCGACTATGCGCAGGCCGAGAGCCTTTATCGCGAAGTGCAGGCGGCTGACGCGCACAATGTGGATGCGCTGCTTGGACTGGCGGCGATCGCCTTGCGTAGTGACCGTGAGCAGGAAGCCCAGTCACTTTACAAATCAGTGCTCGAAGCTGATCCGAAGAATTCAGCCGCTGTTGCCGCCCTCTCGACCTTGCCAGCGGGCGCATCAGCCAACGGCGATACGGGCAATGAAACCCGGCTGAAGAACATGCTGCGCGAGCAGCCAGGCGCCGCCCAGCTGCACTTCGCACTCGGACTGCAGTATGTCAGCGCCGGGCGCTGGCCGGAGGCCCAGCAGGCCTTCTTTGAGGCTGTGCGCAACGAACCGGTCAATGCCGACTATGCCTATAACCTGGCGGTGAGCCTGGACCAGCTTGGTCAGGGAACGGCTGCTGCTGCCTACTACGAACGCGCCCTGGCTCTCGCAAACGGCAGTGCGTTGTTTGACGCTGCGGCGGCCCGGCAGCGGCTGGACAGCCTGCGCGCGGCAGCCCGATAG
- the mshL gene encoding pilus (MSHA type) biogenesis protein MshL, with translation MTQNIWRRGAFLSIGVAALVAGCGTVQPFDPAPEHLKSVEGNRIIPAPVTRLPTPPAPVAQPVQETYTLVVTDVPVREVLFALARDAAINVDISGNIEGNVTLNAVNQTLPQILERISRQVSIRHNIENGTLVVMPDAPYWRNYRVDYVNLARGSEGEVTVATQVASTGGSVREDSQSSGGTNSDDQNISRTTVKSTSDNSYWQVLGNNLRQIVTGQATGSDAAAGPDPVAVNSIAGVISVHANSVQQQKVQAFIDQVTVSSKRQVLIEVTVVEVELNDSYQAGVDWSRVSANGGLGQDGISFINTLTGGNLSTAPVYTMKYANFDADGSGFSAAVKMLSQFGDTKVLSTPRIMALNNQTAMLKVVDERVYFSLSQDIVEASDNGPERSTITSEIKTVPVGFIMSVTPQISDNGNVSMNVRPTITRILGYVVDPAPRLSEFGQDFDNLVPEIHVSEIESLLEVADGQTVVIGGLMQDTSQKKRDGVPLLSRLPGVGDLFSYRDDAVKKSELVLFLRPTVIRGAGAGQPALASAAAPLSTTGKPGATP, from the coding sequence ATGACACAGAACATTTGGCGCCGTGGCGCATTCCTGAGCATCGGTGTTGCCGCACTCGTTGCGGGCTGCGGCACCGTGCAGCCGTTTGACCCGGCACCGGAACATCTGAAATCGGTCGAAGGGAACAGGATCATTCCCGCACCGGTCACCCGGCTGCCCACGCCACCGGCACCGGTCGCGCAGCCAGTCCAGGAAACCTACACGCTGGTGGTGACTGACGTACCCGTACGCGAAGTGTTGTTCGCACTGGCCCGCGATGCGGCGATCAATGTGGACATCTCGGGCAACATCGAAGGCAATGTCACGCTCAACGCCGTCAACCAGACGCTGCCACAGATACTCGAACGCATCAGCCGGCAGGTCAGCATCCGTCACAACATCGAAAACGGCACGCTCGTTGTCATGCCGGACGCACCGTACTGGCGGAACTACCGGGTGGACTACGTGAACCTGGCGCGCGGCAGCGAAGGTGAAGTCACTGTTGCTACCCAGGTCGCCTCTACCGGTGGCAGCGTCCGTGAGGATTCGCAGAGCAGCGGCGGCACGAACAGCGATGACCAGAATATTTCGCGAACCACGGTCAAGAGCACCTCCGATAACAGCTACTGGCAGGTTCTCGGCAACAACCTGCGCCAGATCGTCACGGGTCAGGCAACCGGTAGCGACGCGGCAGCTGGCCCTGACCCGGTGGCAGTCAATTCGATCGCCGGTGTCATCAGCGTCCACGCCAACAGTGTGCAGCAGCAGAAGGTCCAGGCCTTTATCGATCAGGTAACGGTCAGCTCAAAACGCCAGGTCCTGATCGAAGTGACGGTCGTGGAAGTCGAACTCAACGACAGCTACCAGGCTGGTGTCGACTGGTCGCGGGTCTCTGCAAACGGCGGACTCGGCCAGGACGGCATTTCATTCATCAACACACTGACCGGCGGCAATCTTTCCACTGCACCTGTCTACACCATGAAGTACGCCAATTTCGATGCTGACGGCAGTGGCTTCTCGGCCGCTGTGAAGATGCTGTCGCAGTTCGGCGACACGAAGGTCCTGTCCACGCCGCGCATCATGGCCCTCAATAACCAGACCGCCATGCTCAAGGTGGTCGATGAGCGCGTCTACTTCAGCCTTTCACAGGACATCGTCGAAGCATCTGACAATGGTCCGGAACGATCGACCATTACAAGTGAAATCAAGACCGTTCCGGTCGGCTTCATCATGAGCGTGACGCCGCAGATCAGCGACAACGGCAACGTGAGCATGAATGTGCGGCCGACCATCACGCGCATCCTCGGTTACGTCGTCGACCCTGCTCCCCGCCTCAGCGAGTTCGGTCAGGATTTCGACAACCTCGTGCCGGAGATACATGTCAGCGAGATCGAATCATTGCTGGAGGTGGCCGACGGACAGACCGTTGTCATCGGCGGGCTGATGCAGGACACCAGTCAAAAGAAGCGTGATGGCGTGCCATTGCTGTCACGTCTGCCTGGTGTCGGCGACCTGTTCAGCTATCGCGACGATGCAGTCAAGAAAAGCGAACTGGTGCTGTTCCTGCGTCCCACCGTGATTCGCGGTGCCGGGGCCGGTCAGCCAGCACTGGCGAGTGCCGCTGCACCCCTCAGCACTACCGGGAAGCCGGGGGCGACGCCATGA
- a CDS encoding porin family protein yields MKRTAGIALLGLCSLSAQAGPADPGWLVGISGMLTSYEIDGSVFDDEAVGAKLSVQYRFNKYFGIEGSWLESGNFSEDTDPANPGGKVDVDLDGTTIYAIGYLPFTTEDLQLYGKAGFYNLNQNIDTETSSRSRGADGLTFGAGTQIAVSSKVSLRLEGDWFDLDDGDFWAVSLGVNYHFGQP; encoded by the coding sequence ATGAAACGCACAGCGGGAATTGCACTGCTTGGCCTGTGTTCGCTGTCTGCCCAGGCCGGCCCGGCCGATCCGGGCTGGCTGGTCGGCATTTCCGGCATGCTCACGAGCTATGAGATCGATGGCAGCGTTTTTGACGACGAAGCCGTCGGCGCCAAACTGAGCGTTCAGTACCGTTTCAACAAGTACTTCGGCATCGAGGGCTCATGGCTCGAATCCGGCAATTTCAGCGAAGACACAGACCCGGCCAATCCTGGCGGCAAGGTGGATGTAGACCTTGACGGAACGACCATCTATGCCATCGGCTACCTCCCCTTCACCACGGAGGACCTCCAGCTGTACGGCAAGGCAGGTTTCTACAACCTGAACCAGAATATCGACACCGAAACCAGCTCCAGGAGCCGCGGTGCCGACGGACTCACCTTCGGTGCCGGCACACAAATCGCCGTGTCCAGCAAGGTCAGCCTGCGCCTTGAGGGCGACTGGTTCGACCTCGACGACGGCGACTTCTGGGCCGTCAGCCTCGGCGTCAACTACCACTTCGGCCAGCCCTGA
- a CDS encoding OmpA family protein — protein MKRFLIPLALGLASTPLMAGTSLLDANEYSVWNAGVAATFADYKFDDNSVDDSTVGFKLYGGYRINKWFGLEAAYHSFGDFSEAPPLPAASVDVRLDGYSGSVLLYAPINSDEVDVYAKAGYYNFDQELERNNIVTASNSPDGLLLGAGLIVNISKQFAFRAEGEWFDIDDGDLWAINLGAEYRFGRAPEAAAPVAVAAPVAVVAPPAAVAAAPVVKDSDGDGVKDDIDECPDTPAGAKVDARGCEEQLILRGVTFDFDSAKLTPDSLTILDSVATTLTRRPNFNVEVRGHTDSHGADDYNLTLSQQRAEAVRDYLIERGIPATQLTAAGFGEADPIADNGTEEGRALNRRVSLEFSTQAGQ, from the coding sequence ATGAAGCGTTTCCTGATACCTCTTGCCCTGGGCCTGGCCAGCACACCGCTGATGGCCGGCACGTCACTGCTGGACGCCAACGAATACAGCGTCTGGAACGCAGGCGTCGCCGCAACTTTTGCCGATTACAAATTTGACGACAACTCGGTCGACGACAGCACCGTCGGATTCAAACTCTACGGCGGCTACCGCATCAACAAGTGGTTTGGCCTCGAGGCCGCCTATCACAGCTTCGGCGACTTCTCCGAAGCGCCGCCGTTGCCGGCTGCTTCGGTTGATGTGCGCCTGGATGGATACAGCGGGTCAGTACTCCTCTACGCACCGATCAACAGCGATGAGGTCGACGTCTATGCAAAAGCCGGTTACTACAACTTCGACCAGGAACTCGAACGCAACAACATCGTCACCGCCAGCAATTCACCGGATGGACTGCTGCTCGGCGCCGGCCTGATCGTCAATATCAGCAAGCAGTTCGCCTTCCGCGCAGAGGGTGAGTGGTTTGATATCGACGACGGCGACCTGTGGGCCATCAACCTCGGTGCCGAGTATCGTTTCGGACGTGCGCCTGAAGCAGCAGCACCTGTTGCCGTCGCGGCACCTGTCGCCGTCGTGGCTCCGCCGGCAGCTGTCGCTGCCGCTCCGGTCGTCAAGGACAGCGACGGCGATGGCGTCAAAGATGATATCGACGAGTGTCCGGATACGCCGGCCGGCGCAAAGGTTGATGCCCGCGGTTGCGAGGAACAGCTCATCCTGCGTGGTGTTACCTTTGATTTCGACTCGGCGAAGCTCACACCTGACAGCCTGACGATCCTGGACTCGGTAGCCACCACCCTGACCAGGCGCCCGAACTTCAATGTTGAGGTACGTGGACACACCGACAGCCATGGTGCCGATGACTACAACCTCACGCTCTCGCAACAGCGGGCTGAAGCGGTGCGTGACTATCTGATCGAAAGAGGCATACCTGCAACGCAGCTCACGGCCGCCGGCTTTGGTGAAGCGGACCCGATTGCAGACAACGGGACCGAAGAAGGCCGCGCCTTGAATCGCCGCGTGAGCCTGGAGTTTTCCACGCAGGCTGGTCAATAA
- a CDS encoding DUF98 domain-containing protein: MTQQSQSDPERFDPVAGFFLAQADRPANLESIIAAELTPLQRALLVIDGTVTTFLEAWALEPVAVTCLWQRPQKLAVADGWLDLPAGATVTERAVLLSGARSRGFFAYAESRINADGLPVTMRGALEAGVAGLGQILLASGLDSRREGLWYGREQMKSLPEQVAAVTDGDFLTRSYRVTARGRPLMMITERFAWRPIAVPVPALGARLPSD; this comes from the coding sequence ATGACACAACAATCGCAGTCCGATCCGGAGCGTTTTGATCCAGTCGCGGGATTTTTTCTTGCCCAGGCAGACCGGCCGGCCAATCTTGAATCCATCATTGCGGCTGAACTGACGCCGCTGCAACGGGCCCTGCTGGTGATCGATGGCACGGTTACCACTTTTCTGGAGGCATGGGCGCTGGAGCCGGTGGCGGTGACCTGCCTGTGGCAGCGTCCGCAGAAGCTCGCTGTCGCTGATGGCTGGCTTGATCTGCCGGCTGGCGCGACGGTCACCGAGCGGGCCGTATTGCTGAGCGGGGCGCGCAGTCGCGGCTTTTTCGCCTATGCCGAGTCGAGGATCAATGCGGATGGGCTGCCGGTGACGATGCGCGGGGCGCTGGAGGCGGGCGTTGCCGGACTGGGCCAGATCCTGCTTGCCAGCGGACTCGACAGCCGACGCGAAGGACTCTGGTACGGTCGCGAACAGATGAAGTCGCTGCCGGAGCAGGTAGCCGCCGTGACCGACGGTGATTTCCTGACGCGCAGCTACCGGGTGACTGCACGGGGTCGGCCGCTGATGATGATTACCGAGCGCTTTGCCTGGCGGCCGATCGCGGTTCCGGTGCCGGCGCTCGGCGCCAGGCTGCCATCCGACTGA
- a CDS encoding pyrroloquinoline quinone-dependent dehydrogenase has translation MYKRTPVFIALFLHLAAAGAEGWAYYGGDEGGSRYSALAQINRDNVGKLELVWQYRTGAVTANPALKSMIDFQATPTLLPAAAGGHLLVCDPFGKVIALDPASGAERWAMDPKVDKTPYAGRFKCRGVAYWADTAAPVDAACAHRLFLATADKRLIAMDARDGKLCSSFGVQGQVNVDVLIRSLVPADGTQLTQLVSPPTVVRDVVAVSSFSNKFKTSSSVNGAIRGFDARTGALLWSFDPLVRDASTGLTPTPQQVGGANTWVPMSADSPRDLLFVPTASPAPNYWGVHRPGNNEYANSIIALRGSTGEVVWHFQTLHHDVWDRDAGSTPILTSIDRDGRKIPAVIQLVKTGMVFAFNRETGEPLFPIEERPVPTDTDIEGEQLSPTQPFPVRPPVLVRNTISPDDAWGFTIFDRNACRRKIESMRHGSQYEPIMSTGTVLYPQPGGGPNWGGGAYDPQRNLLITPVSQIPYYVKLIPRAEVDPGYARRPEAGAPMQGPGYLGDTPYGVKQGPLMSPSFTPCTAPPWNMLVAIDMVSGEIRWKIPFGRLDKLMPFPIPLNLGGPSAGGPIVTGSGLVFIGATSDNRVHAYDIETGEELWEMRAPTSAMATPMTYEVDGRQYVVFAAGGHSWYDAKGVDDYVLAYALPVK, from the coding sequence ATGTACAAGCGCACGCCGGTTTTCATTGCCTTGTTCCTGCACCTCGCTGCAGCCGGAGCCGAAGGCTGGGCGTACTACGGTGGCGACGAGGGTGGAAGCCGCTACTCGGCACTTGCGCAGATCAACCGGGACAATGTCGGCAAACTGGAACTGGTCTGGCAATACCGGACCGGTGCCGTAACCGCCAACCCGGCGTTGAAATCCATGATCGACTTCCAGGCCACACCGACGCTGCTGCCAGCGGCGGCCGGCGGGCATCTGCTGGTCTGTGATCCATTCGGCAAGGTGATCGCACTCGATCCGGCCAGTGGCGCAGAACGCTGGGCCATGGATCCGAAGGTCGACAAGACGCCGTACGCCGGCCGCTTCAAGTGCAGGGGTGTCGCGTACTGGGCGGATACTGCAGCGCCGGTGGACGCCGCCTGTGCCCACCGCCTGTTTCTTGCCACGGCTGACAAGCGCCTGATCGCCATGGATGCCCGGGACGGCAAGCTGTGCAGCAGTTTCGGCGTACAGGGACAGGTGAATGTGGATGTACTGATCAGATCCCTGGTGCCCGCCGATGGCACGCAGCTCACCCAGCTCGTCTCGCCGCCGACTGTGGTGCGGGATGTGGTGGCCGTGTCTTCGTTCTCCAACAAGTTCAAGACTTCGTCGTCAGTGAATGGCGCCATACGCGGCTTCGATGCGCGTACCGGTGCGCTGCTCTGGAGTTTCGATCCGCTGGTGCGCGATGCGTCCACCGGGCTGACGCCGACGCCACAGCAGGTCGGTGGTGCGAACACCTGGGTACCGATGTCGGCGGACAGTCCGCGCGATCTCCTGTTCGTGCCGACGGCATCTCCTGCGCCCAACTACTGGGGCGTGCACCGGCCGGGCAATAACGAGTACGCGAATTCGATCATCGCCTTGCGTGGATCGACCGGCGAGGTGGTCTGGCACTTTCAGACCCTGCACCATGATGTCTGGGACCGCGATGCCGGTTCAACGCCGATCCTCACCTCAATAGACCGCGACGGCCGCAAGATTCCGGCCGTCATCCAGCTGGTCAAGACCGGCATGGTGTTTGCGTTCAATCGCGAGACCGGTGAGCCGCTGTTCCCGATCGAGGAGCGACCGGTGCCGACTGACACCGATATCGAGGGCGAGCAACTGTCGCCGACCCAGCCCTTTCCGGTCAGGCCGCCGGTGCTGGTGCGCAATACCATCTCGCCCGATGATGCCTGGGGCTTTACGATCTTCGACAGGAACGCCTGTCGCAGGAAGATCGAGTCGATGCGCCATGGCAGTCAGTACGAGCCGATCATGAGCACCGGTACGGTCCTCTATCCGCAACCCGGTGGTGGGCCCAACTGGGGTGGCGGGGCATACGATCCGCAGCGCAACCTGCTGATCACGCCGGTGTCGCAGATTCCCTACTACGTGAAGCTGATCCCCAGGGCAGAGGTTGATCCCGGGTATGCACGGCGGCCGGAGGCCGGTGCACCGATGCAGGGTCCGGGTTATCTCGGTGACACACCTTACGGTGTCAAGCAGGGTCCGTTGATGTCGCCATCCTTTACCCCGTGTACGGCACCACCGTGGAACATGCTGGTGGCCATCGATATGGTCAGCGGCGAGATCCGCTGGAAGATCCCCTTTGGCCGGCTCGACAAGCTGATGCCGTTTCCGATCCCGCTGAATCTCGGCGGACCCTCGGCCGGTGGCCCCATCGTAACCGGAAGCGGACTGGTCTTCATCGGCGCCACTTCCGATAACCGCGTGCATGCCTACGATATAGAGACCGGCGAGGAGCTGTGGGAAATGCGGGCACCGACCTCGGCGATGGCCACGCCGATGACCTATGAGGTCGATGGCCGGCAGTACGTGGTGTTCGCAGCCGGCGGGCACTCCTGGTATGACGCCAAGGGTGTCGATGATTATGTGCTCGCCTACGCGCTGCCCGTGAAGTAG